A part of Liolophura sinensis isolate JHLJ2023 chromosome 1, CUHK_Ljap_v2, whole genome shotgun sequence genomic DNA contains:
- the LOC135469596 gene encoding LOW QUALITY PROTEIN: dentin sialophosphoprotein-like (The sequence of the model RefSeq protein was modified relative to this genomic sequence to represent the inferred CDS: substituted 5 bases at 5 genomic stop codons) — protein MTERITYDSTTLHQHDFHSPSQDDSPTQGDRISQGNSISQDDSTTKNDITSQDDSTTQDDSTTKNDITAQDNSPSQDDSPTQDNSASQEISPSQDDVTSQDYSPSQDDSPSQDDSPTQDDSTSHDDSTSHDDSTSQHDITSQDDSPSQDDSPTQDNSAXQDDSPTQDNSTSHDDSTSQHDSLSHDDSPXQDDSTSQDDSTTKNDITSQDDSPSQDDSPTQDNSAXQDDSPTQDNSTSHDDSTSQHDSLSHDDSPXQDDSTSQDDRTTKNDITSQDDSPSQDDSPTQDNSASQDDSPSQDNSASQDDSTTQDNSPSQDDSPTQDNSASQGDSPPQDNSASQDDSPSQDDSASQDDSPSQDDSPTQDDSPSQDDSASQDDSPSQDNSASQDDSPTQDNSASQDDSTSQDDVTSQNNSTKQDDIASQDNSTTHNDSASQDDISSPDDSPTQDDSPPPNDSPLQDDSASEEDCTSHDDSTSHDDSTSQHDSLSHDDSPXQDDSPTQDDSPTQDDSTSQDKNPSLDESTTQDDITSQDDIDDSASEEDGTSQDDCPSQDDNPSLDDSTSQDDSHGIWGIVYIITYKFVYFNYHVFNDT, from the exons ATGACAGAGCGCATCACCTATGATTCCACaacattacatcagcatgatttCCACAGCCCATCACAGGATGACAGCCCAACACAAGGTGATAGAATATCGCAAGGCAACAGCATATCACAGGATGATAGTACAACAAAgaatgacatcacatcacaggATGACAGCACAACACAGGATGACAGCACAACAAAGAATGACATCACAGCACAGGATAACAGCCCATCACAGGATGACAGCCCAACACAGGATAACAGTGCATCACAGGAAATCAGCCCATCACAGGATGATGTGACATCACAGGATTACAGCCCATCACAGGATGACAGCCCATCACAGGATGACAGCCCAACACAGGATGACAGCACATCACATGATGACAGCACATCACACGATGACAGCACATCACAgcatgacatcacatcacaggATGACAGCCCATCACAGGATGACAGCCCAACACAGGATAACAGTGCATAACAGGATGACAGCCCAACACAGGATAACAGCACATCACACGATGACAGCACATCACAGCATGACAGCCTATCGCATGATGACAGCCCATAGCAGGATGACAGCACATCACAGGATGACAGCACaacaaaaaatgacatcacatcacaggATGACAGCCCATCACAGGATGACAGCCCAACACAGGATAACAGTGCATAACAGGATGACAGCCCAACACAGGATAACAGCACATCACACGATGACAGCACATCACAGCATGACAGCCTATCGCATGATGACAGCCCATAGCAGGATGACAGCACATCACAGGATGACAGGACAACAAAgaatgacatcacatcacaggATGACAGCCCATCACAGGATGACAGCCCAACACAGGATAACAGTGCATCACAGGATGACAGCCCATCACAGGATAACAGTGCATCACAGGATGACAGCACAACACAGGATAACAGCCCATCACAGGATGACAGCCCAACACAGGATAACAGTGCATCACAGGGTGACAGCCCACCACAGGATAACAGTGCATCACAGGATGACAGCCCATCACAGGATGACAGTGCATCACAGGATGACAGCCCATCACAGGATGACAGCCCAACACAGGATGACAGCCCATCACAGGATGACAGTGCATCACAGGATGACAGCCCATCACAGGATAACAGTGCATCACAGGATGACAGCCCAACACAGGATAACAGTGCATCACAGGATGACAGCACATCACAGgatgatgtcacatcacagaaTAACAGCACAAAACAGGATGACATCGCATCACAGGATAACAGCACAACACACAATGACAGTGCATCACAGGATGACATCTCATCACCGGATGACAGCCCAACACAGGATGACAGCCCACCTCCGAATGACAGCCCATTGCAGGATGACAGCGCATCAGAGGAAGACTGCACTTCACACGATGACAGCACATCACACGATGACAGCACATCACAGCATGACAGCCTATCGCATGATGACAGCCCATAGCAGGATGACAGCCCAACACAGGATGACAGCCCAACACAGGATGACAGCACATCACAGGATAAAAACCCATCACTGGATGAGAGCACAACACAagatgacatcacatcacaggATGACATC GATGACAGCGCATCAGAGGAAGACGGCACTTCACAGGATGACTGCCCATCACAGGATGACAACCCATCACTGGATGACAGCACATCACAGGATGACAGCCATGGGATATGGGGAATTGTATATATAATCACATATAAGTTTGTTTACTTTAATTACcatgttttcaatgatacataa